A single Ruficoccus amylovorans DNA region contains:
- a CDS encoding VWA domain-containing protein — translation MSTGGTLVIDPVFPLELIILIAAAVGVLVLWPGRRRACELVGPKRYTLLAVLRLAGLLLVTALLLRPSIAVTESPQTLEQKFIVAVDTSSSMAHEAEEGTRYAQALALLDGAGLLAAPAEGTSDISLYAFDAHARPLSADELPTAPEGRTTAFNTSISDMLDSLRAGQGAYGLILLTDGHDFELINPAKTGTDARLRRAPIYPLALGTEGRPQDVSVRITSYQPFTYFGQKALVSASIRLVGAEYEPLTVSLLREDKVVETRRLNAEELQQLNVHFEVREPEIGQYKYEIRVAPLPYERQRENNSATTFLNVVNRKIQLLLLEGHPNWDTTFFQRALLRNDKMDLDALVQYAPNKIRRLRQSESENELTVPRTVEDLLHYHAVILGQDLGPMLGEDGRAALDQYLEKGGVVVFLRGPAFGSSGDDSGLQPTDWQTLEKKNFQVEIERDGQSLTPFRLVASEAAAGVRFPAMAAARPSQQLKPLTAVLASAVRPQGDRLPAILYRRSGQGQVLSVGVDGFWRWAFNAGADLQNPLYERFWDQTLLWLLSGSEAATGDQLTLRLSTSTLMLGESVHFRLSGALPENMPNTGVTLRREDEETARLQLATGPGQSHPTATFTPEQPGIYTAEARLPDGTVQTSRFIVMDENLEDTDVAVDLPYLEKLAETSGGRMLQPDELAAFIQQKRSEDTSVEPTVKLKEIWNRPWLFYLIGLLLGGEWLLRRRWGLA, via the coding sequence ATGAGCACCGGCGGCACGCTCGTCATCGACCCGGTATTTCCGCTGGAGCTGATTATACTGATCGCGGCGGCGGTGGGTGTGCTCGTTCTGTGGCCCGGACGACGCCGTGCCTGCGAGTTGGTCGGTCCGAAGCGGTACACCCTGTTGGCCGTGCTCCGGCTGGCCGGACTGCTGCTCGTGACCGCACTCCTGCTGCGCCCGTCGATTGCCGTCACCGAGTCTCCGCAGACGCTTGAGCAGAAATTTATCGTCGCGGTGGACACCTCGTCCAGTATGGCGCACGAGGCCGAGGAAGGCACCCGCTACGCCCAGGCGCTCGCCCTGCTCGACGGGGCCGGGTTGCTCGCCGCCCCGGCGGAGGGCACGTCCGACATCAGCCTCTACGCCTTCGACGCGCACGCCCGTCCCCTCAGCGCGGACGAGCTTCCCACTGCCCCCGAGGGCCGGACCACCGCCTTTAACACCTCCATCTCGGACATGCTCGACTCGCTCCGCGCCGGGCAGGGAGCCTACGGGCTGATCCTGCTCACCGACGGGCACGATTTCGAACTGATCAACCCGGCCAAAACCGGCACGGACGCCCGCCTGCGCCGCGCCCCGATTTACCCGCTGGCGCTCGGCACCGAGGGGCGCCCGCAGGATGTTTCCGTGCGCATCACCAGCTACCAGCCGTTTACCTACTTCGGGCAAAAAGCGCTCGTCTCGGCCTCGATCCGGCTGGTCGGCGCGGAGTACGAGCCGCTCACCGTCAGCCTGCTGCGCGAGGACAAGGTGGTCGAAACCCGCCGCCTCAACGCCGAGGAGCTCCAGCAACTCAACGTCCACTTCGAGGTACGCGAACCCGAGATCGGCCAGTACAAGTACGAAATCCGGGTCGCCCCCCTGCCCTACGAACGCCAGCGCGAGAACAACTCGGCCACGACCTTTCTCAACGTCGTCAACCGCAAGATCCAGCTCCTGCTGCTGGAGGGGCACCCGAACTGGGACACGACGTTTTTCCAGCGCGCACTCCTGCGCAACGACAAGATGGACCTTGACGCGCTCGTGCAGTACGCCCCGAACAAAATTCGCCGCTTGCGCCAGAGCGAATCTGAGAACGAGTTGACCGTCCCCCGGACCGTGGAGGACCTGCTTCATTATCACGCCGTCATCCTCGGCCAGGATCTCGGCCCCATGCTGGGCGAGGACGGACGCGCCGCACTCGACCAGTATCTGGAAAAAGGCGGGGTCGTCGTTTTCCTGCGCGGGCCGGCCTTTGGCAGCAGCGGCGACGACAGCGGACTGCAACCGACTGACTGGCAGACGCTGGAAAAGAAAAACTTCCAGGTCGAAATCGAGCGCGACGGCCAATCGCTCACGCCCTTCCGGCTGGTCGCCAGCGAAGCCGCCGCCGGGGTCAGATTTCCCGCCATGGCCGCCGCCCGCCCGAGCCAGCAACTCAAGCCCCTGACCGCCGTGCTGGCCAGCGCCGTACGCCCGCAGGGCGACCGCCTGCCCGCCATTCTTTACCGCCGCAGTGGACAGGGGCAGGTGCTCAGTGTCGGGGTGGACGGCTTCTGGCGCTGGGCCTTCAACGCCGGGGCCGACCTGCAAAACCCGCTTTACGAACGCTTCTGGGACCAGACCCTGCTCTGGCTGCTCTCAGGCTCAGAGGCGGCCACTGGCGACCAACTCACCCTGCGCCTGAGCACTTCGACGCTCATGCTGGGCGAGAGCGTGCACTTCCGGCTCAGCGGAGCACTGCCCGAGAATATGCCCAACACCGGCGTCACTCTCCGTCGCGAAGACGAGGAAACCGCCCGCCTCCAACTGGCGACCGGCCCCGGCCAGTCTCACCCGACAGCGACCTTCACGCCGGAACAACCGGGCATTTACACCGCCGAAGCCCGTTTACCCGACGGCACGGTGCAGACCTCGCGCTTCATCGTGATGGACGAGAACCTCGAAGACACCGATGTCGCCGTGGACCTCCCCTACCTGGAAAAACTGGCGGAAACCAGCGGCGGACGCATGCTCCAACCGGACGAATTGGCGGCCTTCATCCAGCAAAAACGCAGCGAAGACACCTCGGTCGAGCCGACCGTCAAACTGAAGGAAATCTGGAACCGCCCCTGGCTCTTTTACCTGATCGGCCTCCTGCTCGGCGGAGAATGGCTCCTGCGGCGAAGGTGGGGGCTGGCGTAG
- a CDS encoding vWA domain-containing protein, with translation MQFLNPGIFGLLLPLVAVPLLIHLLSRRARRTVPFSSLELLRQSSAQQSRLHRWRHLLLLLVRTAFVLLLLGAFLRPVWLKYGPAVQTDAARNVVLVFDRSLSMEAQSGGNTARSRAVLEAEKIIASLDSGDTVNLVLAGADADTAFLSQSQNHAEARRALNALGPGYGEADFGRANLAVTRTLEGITGAEIYYLSDFQRTNWAKVDFRPLPVSARTYFVNVGEPSIPNRAILKAGFDQSNLREGDLATLKATVGNFSEQPFEGRLTFRLDDQASFEQETTLAPWSTAEVSLPLAISGEGEHRLTVELPDDALEADNFYFLTVPVSRQEEVLVASQSGDATAGGPYFVRTAVNPFRGEAGSFAPRVIPTAQLDAVALSATAKLILTDSGPLTEAQAAALADFVFSGGALIWFLDGPAEAENARAVDKAMGGGKFPLLLGPRREADALNTGTQQIIRGEFRSPFLRLFRGSARQNLALLEIYDYYQASRSGEGKVLLSFADETPAMAEFGHGLGTGIVFNFSPDALSSNFARQRIFPAWLQDILRQLDQGEGPPPASRVDTTLTAEVWPVDLQQGELKDPQGERVSFRREALGGRIAIAWETPRSGFYQLKLADGSKRYFAVNVSSDESDLRLVEPSTLPAFEQKPTVEVQGQAGLREVASGVPLFQYFLLGALALAVLERLIQFLLIRKVRS, from the coding sequence ATGCAGTTTCTCAACCCAGGAATCTTCGGCCTGCTGCTGCCCCTGGTGGCGGTGCCGCTGCTGATTCACCTGCTCAGCCGCCGGGCACGGCGCACGGTGCCGTTTTCCTCGCTCGAACTTTTACGCCAAAGCTCCGCCCAGCAATCGCGCCTGCACCGTTGGCGGCACCTGCTCCTGCTGCTGGTCCGGACGGCTTTCGTGCTGTTGCTGCTGGGGGCGTTCCTGCGCCCGGTCTGGCTAAAGTACGGCCCGGCCGTGCAGACCGACGCCGCCCGCAACGTCGTCCTCGTCTTCGACCGCTCGCTGAGTATGGAGGCCCAGAGCGGCGGCAACACCGCCCGCAGCCGGGCCGTGCTGGAGGCGGAAAAAATCATCGCCTCGCTCGACTCGGGGGATACGGTAAACCTCGTGCTTGCCGGGGCCGACGCCGACACGGCCTTTCTCTCGCAATCACAGAACCACGCCGAAGCCCGGCGCGCGCTCAATGCTCTCGGCCCCGGCTACGGTGAGGCCGATTTCGGGCGGGCGAACCTCGCCGTCACCCGCACGCTCGAAGGCATCACCGGGGCGGAGATTTATTACCTGTCTGACTTCCAGCGCACGAACTGGGCCAAGGTCGATTTCCGCCCGCTGCCGGTCTCGGCCCGTACCTACTTTGTCAATGTGGGCGAGCCGTCCATCCCCAATCGCGCCATCCTCAAGGCCGGGTTCGATCAATCCAACCTGCGCGAAGGCGATCTGGCCACGCTGAAGGCCACAGTAGGCAACTTCTCCGAGCAGCCCTTCGAGGGGCGACTCACTTTTCGGCTCGATGACCAGGCCAGCTTCGAACAGGAGACCACGCTCGCTCCCTGGTCCACGGCCGAGGTCAGCCTGCCGTTGGCCATTAGTGGCGAGGGCGAGCACCGGCTCACGGTGGAACTGCCCGACGACGCGCTCGAAGCGGATAATTTTTACTTCCTCACCGTACCCGTGAGCAGGCAGGAGGAAGTGCTTGTCGCCTCACAAAGCGGCGACGCCACCGCGGGCGGCCCCTATTTCGTGCGGACCGCCGTCAACCCCTTCCGGGGCGAGGCCGGGAGCTTCGCCCCCCGCGTCATCCCAACCGCGCAGCTCGACGCCGTGGCCCTCTCCGCCACCGCCAAGCTTATCCTGACCGACTCCGGCCCCTTGACCGAGGCCCAGGCGGCAGCACTGGCGGATTTTGTTTTCAGCGGGGGCGCACTCATCTGGTTCCTCGACGGCCCGGCCGAGGCGGAAAATGCTCGCGCCGTGGACAAGGCGATGGGTGGCGGGAAATTCCCGCTCCTGCTCGGCCCCCGGCGCGAGGCGGACGCGCTCAACACCGGCACCCAGCAGATTATTCGCGGGGAGTTTCGCTCGCCCTTTCTGCGGCTTTTTCGTGGCTCGGCCCGTCAGAATCTGGCCCTGCTGGAGATTTACGATTACTACCAGGCCTCGCGTTCCGGCGAGGGCAAGGTCCTGCTCAGCTTCGCCGACGAGACGCCCGCCATGGCGGAGTTCGGGCACGGGCTGGGCACGGGTATCGTGTTTAATTTCTCGCCCGACGCGCTCTCCAGCAATTTCGCCCGGCAGCGGATTTTTCCGGCCTGGTTGCAGGACATCCTGCGCCAGCTCGACCAAGGAGAAGGCCCGCCCCCGGCCAGCCGCGTGGACACGACACTCACCGCCGAGGTCTGGCCCGTCGACCTCCAACAGGGCGAGTTAAAAGACCCGCAGGGCGAGCGCGTCAGCTTCCGGCGGGAGGCGCTGGGCGGACGCATCGCCATCGCCTGGGAGACTCCGCGCAGCGGCTTTTACCAACTGAAGCTGGCCGACGGCTCGAAGCGCTACTTCGCGGTCAACGTCAGCTCCGACGAATCCGACCTGCGCCTGGTCGAGCCCTCCACCCTGCCCGCCTTCGAGCAAAAGCCGACCGTCGAGGTGCAGGGGCAGGCGGGCTTGCGCGAGGTGGCCAGCGGTGTGCCGCTTTTCCAGTATTTCCTGCTCGGGGCACTCGCGCTGGCCGTACTTGAACGGCTGATCCAGTTCCTGCTCATCCGAAAGGTCCGCTCATGA
- a CDS encoding DUF58 domain-containing protein, protein MDSRPPKLPASGPPPPLAMNKPPPLPDERGPSRLAPAKLERPRKRASVLTLKELSRYHNLLVFARSRVEGYFSGKHKSTKRGGAGEFTDYKQYVPGDDIGNIDWKVYGRTRRLYLRRYTEETDMTVYVLVDVSASMAYRGERRQPKSFLAAKIAAALSYLMIRQGDQTGLGLFDETLKSFIPPGSSQRKLHEIVRTLEEIEPSSRTGLANALRQAEAVFRQRGRLVIISDFLDQPQEIFDTLGRFLHRRFEILLMQVLDPDERELPAHAAAQYVDMETGARMRVDPLELRAAYREQMAGFIRRLERDAVNRRIDHCLIDSSFPYTQAIEAYLGFRNGRPIR, encoded by the coding sequence ATGGACTCACGGCCCCCGAAACTTCCCGCCTCCGGCCCGCCGCCTCCGCTGGCCATGAACAAGCCGCCCCCACTGCCGGACGAGCGCGGGCCTTCACGGTTGGCCCCAGCCAAGCTTGAGCGTCCGCGCAAACGCGCCTCTGTCCTCACCCTGAAGGAACTGAGCCGCTACCATAACCTGCTGGTCTTCGCCCGCTCGCGGGTGGAGGGTTATTTCTCCGGCAAGCACAAATCCACCAAGCGCGGCGGCGCGGGCGAGTTCACCGACTACAAGCAATACGTTCCCGGAGACGACATCGGCAACATCGACTGGAAGGTCTATGGCCGCACGCGACGGCTCTACCTGCGCCGATACACCGAGGAGACGGACATGACCGTCTATGTGCTGGTGGACGTGAGCGCGTCGATGGCCTACCGGGGCGAGCGCCGCCAGCCGAAGTCCTTTCTGGCCGCGAAAATCGCCGCCGCCCTCTCCTACCTGATGATCCGGCAGGGCGACCAGACCGGGCTAGGCCTCTTCGACGAGACGCTGAAGTCCTTTATCCCGCCGGGCAGTTCCCAGCGCAAGCTGCACGAGATCGTGCGCACGCTGGAGGAGATCGAGCCCTCCAGCCGCACCGGGCTGGCCAACGCGCTACGCCAGGCCGAGGCCGTTTTTCGCCAGCGCGGGCGGCTGGTTATCATTTCCGATTTCCTCGACCAGCCGCAGGAGATTTTTGACACGCTGGGCCGGTTCCTGCACCGGCGTTTTGAAATCCTGCTCATGCAGGTGCTCGACCCCGACGAGCGCGAACTGCCCGCCCACGCCGCCGCCCAGTACGTCGATATGGAGACAGGGGCTCGTATGCGGGTCGATCCGCTGGAGCTGCGCGCCGCTTACCGCGAGCAGATGGCGGGCTTTATCCGGCGGCTGGAACGCGACGCCGTCAACCGCCGGATCGACCACTGCCTGATCGACAGCAGTTTTCCCTACACCCAGGCCATTGAAGCCTACCTCGGCTTCCGCAACGGTCGCCCCATTCGCTGA
- a CDS encoding AAA family ATPase, translating into MPTSAPADQTGDPEVVHQLFETVRAEVGKVIVGQDEIVRLLLLSLFARGHCLLVGVPGLAKTLLVRTLAQTLDLSFGRIQFTPDLMPSDILGSELLHEHEQRLQFEFKPGPVFTNLLLADEINRTPPKTQAALLEAMQERSVTTAGKSRPLPNPFLVVATQNPIEQEGTYPLPEAQLDRFMFSLHLDYPSREEEIEIVRRTTYESEPQAGKTIGAAQILQADELLRALPVSEHVLGYAVDLVKATRPGSVNAPSVTNDFVEWGAGPRASQYLILGAKAMALFNGRPTPEISDVREVALPVLRHRVIGNYRATGEGKSSSDILREILKIVPEPVY; encoded by the coding sequence ATGCCAACATCCGCTCCCGCCGATCAAACCGGCGACCCCGAGGTCGTCCATCAGCTTTTCGAAACGGTCCGCGCGGAGGTCGGAAAGGTCATCGTCGGCCAGGATGAGATCGTCCGCCTGCTACTGTTGAGCCTTTTCGCGCGCGGGCACTGCCTGCTGGTCGGCGTCCCGGGCCTGGCCAAAACCCTGCTCGTGCGAACCTTGGCCCAGACGCTCGATTTGTCCTTTGGGCGCATCCAGTTCACGCCCGACCTGATGCCCTCGGATATCCTTGGCTCGGAACTGCTTCACGAGCACGAGCAGCGGCTCCAGTTCGAGTTCAAGCCTGGCCCGGTCTTTACCAACCTCCTGCTGGCCGACGAGATCAACCGCACCCCGCCGAAGACCCAGGCCGCGCTGCTGGAGGCCATGCAGGAGCGCTCCGTCACCACGGCGGGCAAATCCCGCCCCCTGCCCAACCCTTTCCTCGTCGTAGCCACCCAAAATCCCATCGAACAGGAGGGCACCTACCCATTACCGGAAGCCCAGCTCGACCGCTTCATGTTCTCGCTCCACCTCGACTACCCCTCGCGCGAGGAGGAGATCGAGATCGTCCGTCGTACCACTTACGAATCCGAACCGCAGGCCGGTAAAACCATCGGTGCGGCCCAGATTCTTCAGGCCGACGAACTCCTGCGCGCCCTGCCTGTGAGTGAACATGTGCTTGGATACGCCGTCGATCTGGTCAAAGCCACCCGCCCCGGCAGCGTCAACGCCCCCAGCGTGACAAACGACTTTGTCGAGTGGGGGGCCGGTCCCCGCGCCTCGCAGTACCTGATCCTCGGTGCGAAGGCTATGGCCTTGTTCAACGGCAGGCCCACGCCGGAAATTTCTGATGTGCGCGAAGTTGCGCTCCCCGTCCTTCGCCACCGCGTGATCGGTAACTACCGCGCCACCGGCGAGGGCAAGAGCAGCTCCGATATTTTGCGGGAAATCCTGAAAATCGTCCCTGAGCCTGTCTATTGA